TCACAAAAATGCTCATGACAACCAAACAACTGGTGACGGAAACCGTTTGAGGGTCGTAAACAATCGGACCTATTTCCGCTTCGTTCGTTTCCACCGGAATGACGGATACGGCTATCGCTGGCTCAATGACGCTATTGCCTTTCTGTTTCTTTCGCTTCTCTTTGGCCGGCTGTTGAATCGCAACCTCTAGTTCATTTGTCGACGCCAATTGACCCCTTCTCCGCCGTCTCGGGCACCTGGACAACAGAAATTCACAACCAAATTATCAAATCCCGTTGGATTgctaactttaaaaaaaaatgatcagTTAAATGTCATCTTTCTACGATGATGACATTCCACAAACATCTAATGAATTATGGTTACTGTTCAGTCAGTGTGCGTGCATAAACATTAAGCGAGCTGTCGCTAGGAGCTGAGCCGACGATTGTTAAACGTCGTAAATCACAAAGTTTAAAAGCGTAGCAGATGGCAGTCaaactgatttttttctttttctttctttctttccagCTATCCAAACAAATATAGACGATGGCTAGAGTTGAAAAAGATGTACGTTAGTCACAAGTGATGTGCCAAACCCATTAGCTGCGTCCATGGCTACCGCTTTCGTGCAGACTTATTCTACTCGAATAAATCATCATCTGCCAATGACGCCcactcacacacacagataCAGAGAGATAGGCAGAAGAACGAAAAGAGGAGGCAACTTACTTGCACACTTTTTGGTAGGTGAATTTGAACGAAGTAGCCAGAATTTCGCCCACATTGGCCATGTAGAGCAACATGAGCGGAATGCCCACCATGGCGTAAAAGACagtctgttttttgtttttgatggcAGAATCATAAACAAGAAGACGAAATAACGTTAGAAAGACGGAAAGAATTTTGGTGAAACTTGATGTTTGTTTGCTTACGGCTAGTTTACCGCCAGCTGTTCTGGGTGTCAAATTACCGTAAcctgaaacaacaacaacaacatgtcTGTTAATAATGTCGCACTTATTAGTAGCATCCGTTGCTCTTTCCTACATCCATTGACTCTGCGCGCGTCTGCTAGCCGACAACATTGACGATAGGGCGTGCGCCAGGCCTTAAATAAACTTTCATCTGTACCCCTGCTATCCGTTCCTATCCGTTCTCTATAGATCCCGACTTTCTCATAGAAACCCAACAGACACGGCCCGACTGAAAATAGAATATATATCTAAATTCTCTTGGTAGAATACAGCGAAGCCAAGAGAGAAACTTGAAACAGAAAATAGTACGGCAGCCCCCCCCTCTCCGCACTGCACGTAATTcgattgaaagaaaaatcaatggTTCTCTTTGACGTTGGATTACATCCCGGCAGGATGAATCGATTCTTGTTCTGCCTGGGCACAAGCAAAACAATTGGCTTTCTTAAAACATAGTTTAGAAgagaaaaggaggaaaaaaagaaaacacatttAATATTCTCTGCTTGTTCTGGGAAGACACGAGTCCAAGCAAAATTCTACAGCATCGTCGACATTTAAAAGGATTGTTTTGTTCTCTCGCATTCTCTAGTCTGAACTTATTCACGAATTTCAGCGCAGGAATGAGACCTAAACAGACACTCCTTTAAAcaagaaaggggaaagaaaaacagggaGTTGTACCAGCAGCAATTTTGACAGCATTCATCGCACCAAACATGAGATCCTGCGATAAACAATAACCTCCGGAACTTGTTTTCGCTATTTACttagccctttttttttcctttttttttaacaaagcAAAGAGACTTGCAAGTTTTAACTATTTTCATGCTGGATCAACGCCTggaaaaaacgaaagatttttttttattttttactacCGGACTGAGGCGTTTCTTAAACTTTTTGCATTGGATTTCAACGCTCTTTCGTTTGCCAGTAACGAGTGCGAAAAATCTTGAACGTCTCTGGACAGGATAGTGGCACAGAGTTTTATCTCTCACGTGACATTTATCCGGCCCGCAGTTGGCCACTAACGCGACTGGGCAGCGTGCCACACAAAGTTTTCTGCAACCCActagacctttttttttttttctttttcgcgacgcatgaaaattttgattaaCAATCACTTCCATTTTTATCGAAAATTGAATTAGTCTGTTTCGCTTGTTGCAAACGCCGCCAGTTGCTGACAACCGGCAGTAATTCACTGAGAAATACTATCGAAAAATCCTGCCACTAATGTGACGTGGTAAATTGTTGGCTTACCGATGGTCGTGTAAATGGTGATGCAATACATCAAGGCAGCCGGAATGGTCCAGCGCATCAATAAGGGATTTTCGTCTGTACCGTCGTAACCTCGCCGGATGTGACGCACCATGTGCGTTTgatacctttaaaaaaaaatcgatattaAGCagctaattaaaaaaacaaaaacaaaaaacgttctaatgaaaaaatgaagttCGTTCAGAGACGAAAATTACTCGAAAACGGTGCGATTGACGTCCTGGCGCCATTGGTCGTAATTCAGGACATTGAGGTGATGAGTAACTACGTTAAATCGATgcaacgagagagagagaaaagaaaaattcataaAGATGCAACGATAAtgcataatttaaaaaaaaatcaagttacTGTTCCACAGGTAGTCGACGCAGGATCGGCGTCGAGTAATGACTTCCTGTGTCAACGGA
This sequence is a window from Daphnia magna isolate NIES linkage group LG7, ASM2063170v1.1, whole genome shotgun sequence. Protein-coding genes within it:
- the LOC116927995 gene encoding TWiK family of potassium channels protein 18 isoform X3 codes for the protein MFIALEAEARHPLTQEVITRRRSCVDYLWNITHHLNVLNYDQWRQDVNRTVFEYQTHMVRHIRRGYDGTDENPLLMRWTIPAALMYCITIYTTIGYGNLTPRTAGGKLATVFYAMVGIPLMLLYMANVGEILATSFKFTYQKVCKCPRRRRRGQLASTNELEVAIQQPAKEKRKKQKGNSVIEPAIAVSVIPVETNEAEIGPIVYDPQTVSVTSCLVVMSIFVIGGAILFSIWEDWGYVDGSYFCFTSLLTIGFGDFVPGQTIAHSQDAVDSKLIICAVYLLLGMALLAMCFNLMQESVFMKIKRLGRRLGLLRDRVAS
- the LOC116927995 gene encoding TWiK family of potassium channels protein 18 isoform X1, whose amino-acid sequence is MHSTYVKMAMDRQRAELRNRRHRRLRTAMALQNKMKDCCRKITAFFFTQIGVCGLIVGYTIVGAFMFIALEAEARHPLTQEVITRRRSCVDYLWNITHHLNVLNYDQWRQDVNRTVFEYQTHMVRHIRRGYDGTDENPLLMRWTIPAALMYCITIYTTIGYGNLTPRTAGGKLATVFYAMVGIPLMLLYMANVGEILATSFKFTYQKVCKCPRRRRRGQLASTNELEVAIQQPAKEKRKKQKGNSVIEPAIAVSVIPVETNEAEIGPIVYDPQTVSVTSCLVVMSIFVIGGAILFSIWEDWGYVDGSYFCFTSLLTIGFGDFVPGQTIAHSQDAVDSKLIICAVYLLLGMALLAMCFNLMQESVFMKIKRLGRRLGLLRDRVAS
- the LOC116927995 gene encoding two pore potassium channel protein sup-9 isoform X2 gives rise to the protein MFSSDSSITNRHAFDVRQDGHGSPTGRAPEPETPSASNSHGVAEQNERLLPEDHRLLLYAIGAFMFIALEAEARHPLTQEVITRRRSCVDYLWNITHHLNVLNYDQWRQDVNRTVFEYQTHMVRHIRRGYDGTDENPLLMRWTIPAALMYCITIYTTIGYGNLTPRTAGGKLATVFYAMVGIPLMLLYMANVGEILATSFKFTYQKVCKCPRRRRRGQLASTNELEVAIQQPAKEKRKKQKGNSVIEPAIAVSVIPVETNEAEIGPIVYDPQTVSVTSCLVVMSIFVIGGAILFSIWEDWGYVDGSYFCFTSLLTIGFGDFVPGQTIAHSQDAVDSKLIICAVYLLLGMALLAMCFNLMQESVFMKIKRLGRRLGLLRDRVAS